One genomic window of Salvelinus alpinus chromosome 17, SLU_Salpinus.1, whole genome shotgun sequence includes the following:
- the plekhm2 gene encoding pleckstrin homology domain-containing family M member 2 isoform X2 — MDQLKVKDRILENISLSVKKLQSYFAACEDETPAIRNHDRVLQRLCEHLDHALLYGLQDISSGYWVLVLHFTRREAVRQIDELQRIATNLGRSRAWLYLALSESSLESYLRLFQENQGLLQKYYFKNALVCSHDHLTLFLTLVSGLEFIRFDLELDVPYLDVAPYMPEYYKPQNLLDFEERLPSSDSLSLHSFTSTNLEWDDSAIAPSSEDYDFGDIFPVLQPSADWEEGDLTDPVSCPRSNASDPQTVFSDSVILRAAAAGITVRGTSPPPPRSPTFRHNPFNEYSDTNTSADITPVHTASCHHDTRDDMESTSNELEVIRMARRRKPSKKRCSVKSSTVSGDQNNVADDRAPAGCEGPEGDTWSPSVGLPQGSGAETVRRSSRRETGEEEESEGLLRLPEMTDTSMDSVGQPLRDVMDRLNGALDGGKTWGRPAEEEEEGEKTQQSSLPRRPSPASLEANPQPPVQQPFRGDSMGEPPNPEARVPPLLRPALAPSPNFLQAPPAPADFYCFTPHSPDAAALRSGHHDTAGHGQSQALLGGHEVEAEAPPGQDPSLEEEECDEEEKDEAVMVENGLAAGETEEETEEDRLRPTENSHPAEFKVDNNHLLLLMIHVFRENEEQLFKMVRMSTGHMEGNLQPLYLLLTDCYIYLLRKGAAEKPYTVEDAISYNELDFVSVGLDQQTFLLVCTNRRRQFLLDTADSSLTVCFLAALTSAMIKGCREPPYPSVLTDATMEKLALTKFVSQESHCEVSQVLIRLYSLVHWEDPMDVTLATQTALVGAGDSSSTKEGPLLYRACTTYLGKELWKSCYLVLSKGVLYQYTEKTDGTPLMSITMGGEYCGGCRRFNSTEQPHAFQVILTERPPLELSADNEGDVADWMLVLCQSVSKGVIPQGVAPTPCIPCCLVVTDRKLLTCHQDCQTSFFRSLGGADLSDVTAVSLEDDKEYCVVEFAVDRAQFLPPWVLYFSGCEERDRLLEALESAWRDIFQVCLPRRRVSEPLVQKRCGEALALMRSAWQRSDSLARGRAQREPWC, encoded by the exons GTCGTGCCTGGTTATACCTAGCACTGAGTGAGAGCTCCTTAGAAAGCTACCTCCGTCTCTTCCAAGAGAACCAAGGATTGCTGCAGAAGTATTACTTCAA AAATGCATTGGTATGCAGCCATGATCACCTCACGCTCTTCCTCACTTTGGTGTCGGGACTGGAGTTCATTCGCTTTGATCTGGAGTTG GATGTCCCGTACTTGGACGTGGCCCCCTACATGCCGGAGTACTACAAGCCCCAGAACCTTCTGGACTTTGAGGAGCGTCTCCCAAGCTCGGACAGCCTGTCCCTGCACTCTTTCACCTCCACCAACCTGGAATGGGATGACAGCGCCATCGCCCCGTCCAGCGAAG ATTATGATTTCGGTGACATCTTCCCCGTGTTGCAGCCAAGTGCAGACTGGGAAG AGGGTGACCTCACCGACCCAGTCAGCTGTCCTCGCTCAAATGCCTCAGACCCTCAGACGGTCTTCAGTGATTCTGTGATTCTCCGGGCAGCCGCTGCCGGCATCACAGTGAGGGGAACATCGCCGCCACCGCCCCGCAGCCCCACCTTCAGACACAACCCCTTCAACGAGTACTCGGACACCAACACCTCGGCCGACATTACACCCGTCCACACAGCCAGCTGCCACCACGACACCAGGGACGACATGGAGAGCACCAGCAACGAGCTAGAGGTTATCAG GATGGCCAGACGAAGGAAGCCATCCAAGAAGCGCTGTAGCGTGAAAAGCTCCACGGTGAGCGGTGACCAGAACAATGTGGCAGACGACAGAGCCCCGGCTGGATGTGAGGGACCAGAAGGAGACACCTGGAGCCCCTCTGTGGGGTTGCCGCAGGGCTCAGGGGCCGAGACGGTGAGGAGGAGCagcaggagggagacaggggaggaggaggagtcagaGGGCCTCCTGCGGCTTCCTGAGATGACCGACACATCCATGGACAGCGTTGGCCAGCCCCTACGTGACGTCATGGACCGGCTCAACGGTGCTCTGGATGGGGGGAAGACCTGGGGGCGACcagctgaagaagaagaagagggggagaaaacCCAGCAGAGTTCCCTCCCCAGAAGGCCCTCCCCCGCCAGCCTTGAAGCCAACCCGCAGCCCCCGGTGCAGCAGCCCTTTCGAGGGGATTCGATGGGTGAGCCGCCTAACCCAGAAGCCAGGGTCCCCCCCCTGCTGCGCCCTGCTCTGGCCCCGAGTCCCAACTTCCTGCAGGCCCCCCCGGCTCCTGCAGACTTTTACTGCTTTACCCCCCACAGTCCAGACGCTGCTGCCCTGCGTAGTGGCCACCATGACACTGCAGGGCATGGTCAGTCGCAGGCTCTTCTTGGTGGCCATGAAGTTGAGGCAGAGGCACCGCCAGGACAGGACCCCTCCCTAGAGGAGGAAGAGTGTGATGAGGAGGAAAAGGATGAGGCAGTAATGGTTGAGAATGGATTGGCTGCTGGAGAAACTGAAGAGGAGACGGAAGAGGACAGGCTCAGGCCAACGGAAAACTCTCATCCTGCAGAATTCAA GGTGGACAACAATCACCTGCTGCTGCTCATGATCCACGTCTTCAGAGAGAACGAGGAGCAGCTCTTCAAG ATGGTGAGGATGAGCACAGGTCACATGGAGGGGAACTTGCAGCCTCTCTACCTGCTGCTGACTGACTGTTACATCTACCTGCTGAGGAAAG GTGCAGCGGAAAAGCCCTATACAGTAGAGGATGCCATCTCTTACAATGAGTTGGACTTTGTCTCT GTGGGCTTGGACCAGCAGACATTCCTGCTGGTGTGCACCAACAGAAGACGGCAGTTCCTCCTGGACACGGCCGACTCATCGCTTACTGT CTGTTTTTTGGCAGCCCTGACGTCGGCCATGATAAAGGGGTGCAGGGAGCCCCCCTACCCCTCTGTGCTGACCGACGCCACCATGGAGAAACTGGCCCTCACCAAGTTTGTCTCCCAGGAGTCCCACTGTGAG GTATCTCAAGTGCTCATCCGCCTGTATTCTTTGGTCCACTGGGAAGACCCCATGGATGTGACTCTGGCCACACAGACAGCCCTGGTGGGCGCTGGGGACTCGTCCAGCACTAAAGAGGGCCCCCTACTCTACAGAGCATGCACCACCTACCTGGGCAAGGAGCTGTGGAAGAGCTGTTACCTCGTACTGAG CAAAGGGGTTCTCTACCAGTATACAGAGAAGACTGATGGGACACCACTAATGTCCATCACTATGGG GGGTGAGTACTGCGGAGGTTGCCGGCGCTTCAACAGCACAGAGCAGCCTCATGCCTTCCAGGTGATCCTGACAGAGCGGCCTCCTCTGGAGCTGAGCGCCGACAATGAGGGAGACGTGGCCGACTGGATGCTGGTGCTCTGCCAGTCTGTCTCCAAAGGG GTGATCCCCCAGGGCGTGGCCCCCACACCATGTATTCCTTGTTGCCTGGTGGTGACAGACAGGAAGCTGCTGACATGCCACCAGGACTGCCAGACTAGCTTCTTCCGCTCACTGGGCGGAGCTGATCTCTCTGACGTCACTGCTGTCAGCCTGGAGGACGACAAAGAGTACTGTGTTGTT GAGTTTGCAGTGGACAGGGCACAGTTCCTGCCTCCCTGGGTGTTGTACTTCAGCGGATGTGAGGAGAGAGACCGCCTGCTGGAGGCGCTAGAGAGTGCCTGGAGAGACATTTTCCAG GTATGTCTGCCTCGTAGGAGGGTGTCAGAGCCGTTGGTGCAGAAGCGTTGTGGCGAGGCCTTGGCTCTGATGAGGAGCGCCTGGCAGAGAAGTGACAGCCTGGCCCGGGGACGTGCCCAGAGAGAGCCCTggtgctga